Proteins co-encoded in one Cupriavidus taiwanensis genomic window:
- the sctT gene encoding type III secretion system export apparatus subunit SctT: protein MQGELLDPALLFQWGREVIMPIVMVMPRLLTAFTVLPFLSQQAVPGVARNGIVLAIALFVSPGARVDLDAIAGGLWLVLIFKEAFIGLLLGMAFGLFFVALQMIGELIDFQTGSGNATFFDPVTQQEDGPMENLLSHFGIALFAALGGFIAMAGVIVESFAFWPVMSFGPEMSLASMGFANLYAGTLFSWVVKLAAPILLLLVIVELGFALIARFVPQFDVFQFAQPVKISVAFLMLVLMLAVMVDTLQGFLRPDNILIEMLRRGAPS, encoded by the coding sequence ATGCAGGGCGAACTGCTCGATCCCGCCTTGCTGTTCCAGTGGGGACGCGAGGTCATCATGCCGATCGTGATGGTGATGCCGCGGCTGCTGACCGCCTTTACGGTGCTGCCGTTCCTGTCGCAACAGGCCGTCCCGGGGGTGGCGCGCAACGGCATCGTGCTGGCGATCGCGCTGTTCGTGTCGCCGGGCGCGCGCGTCGACCTGGACGCCATCGCCGGGGGCCTGTGGCTGGTGCTGATCTTCAAGGAGGCCTTTATCGGGCTGCTGCTGGGGATGGCGTTCGGGCTGTTCTTCGTCGCGCTGCAGATGATCGGCGAACTGATCGACTTCCAGACCGGCTCGGGCAATGCCACCTTCTTCGATCCGGTGACGCAGCAGGAGGACGGGCCGATGGAGAACCTGCTGTCGCACTTCGGCATCGCGCTGTTCGCGGCGCTGGGCGGCTTTATCGCCATGGCCGGGGTGATCGTGGAATCATTCGCGTTCTGGCCGGTGATGTCGTTCGGGCCGGAGATGTCGCTGGCGTCGATGGGCTTTGCCAACCTCTATGCCGGCACGCTGTTCTCGTGGGTGGTCAAGCTGGCGGCGCCGATCCTGCTGCTGCTGGTGATCGTCGAGCTGGGCTTCGCGCTGATCGCGCGCTTCGTGCCGCAGTTCGACGTGTTCCAGTTTGCGCAGCCGGTCAAGATCTCGGTGGCGTTCCTGATGCTGGTGCTGATGCTGGCGGTGATGGTCGATACGCTGCAGGGCTTCCTGCGCCCGGACAATATCCTGATCGAGATGCTGCGCCGCGGCGCGCCATCCTAG
- a CDS encoding flagellar FliJ family protein, whose product MTGGGTDPRLGQLEAVRQRRQEDALRALQQHRAQVLAGLRQAEAAQQAVQAALAERAAFIERLRQGASQGGVSVSGLLDAQGWQSAFDARIARANANLAVVLDDVAQRRAAFDQARHALLRAQARLDGARELALRERRALRAGAGRREDEAIDEAAARSWHAGRHDARQA is encoded by the coding sequence ATGACGGGCGGCGGCACCGACCCGCGCCTGGGCCAGCTCGAGGCGGTGCGCCAGCGCCGCCAGGAAGACGCGCTGCGCGCGCTGCAGCAGCACCGCGCCCAGGTGCTGGCAGGGCTGCGGCAGGCCGAGGCCGCGCAGCAGGCGGTGCAGGCCGCGCTGGCCGAGCGCGCGGCGTTCATCGAACGGCTGCGGCAGGGCGCGTCGCAGGGTGGGGTGTCGGTGTCGGGGCTGCTCGATGCGCAGGGCTGGCAGAGCGCCTTCGATGCCCGCATCGCCCGGGCCAATGCCAACCTGGCCGTGGTGCTCGACGACGTGGCGCAGCGGCGTGCCGCCTTCGACCAGGCCCGCCACGCGCTGCTGCGCGCGCAGGCGCGGCTGGACGGTGCGCGGGAACTGGCGCTGCGCGAGCGCCGCGCGCTGCGCGCCGGCGCCGGGCGGCGCGAGGACGAGGCCATCGACGAAGCCGCGGCGCGCAGCTGGCACGCTGGCCGGCACGACGCGCGGCAGGCCTGA
- a CDS encoding FliI/YscN family ATPase → MSTELPATDIEAALQHAAADLERAFEHFTPVAMRGRVSKAVGMLINATGIQAHVGELCQLVTPGEPPLLAEVVGFVQQTALLTPLGRTTGVSALTEVIPSAHGHQCPAGAALLGRVLDALGEPIDGKGALDGVARVPVDNEPPDPLTRRLIREPLATGVRAIDGLLTLGEGQRVGIFAPPGVGKSTLLGTLARGASSDVNVVALVGERGREVREFIEYNLGPEGMARTVLVVSTSDRSPMERVRCAYTATAIAEHFRDQGKRVLLLVDSLTRLARAQREIGLASGEPPTRRSYPPSVFSMLPQLLERAGTGVQGSITAAYTVLTEGEDDSDPIAEEVRSILDGHIVLSRKLASAGQYPPVDVLQSVSRVMPQVVAGAHARDAARLRQLLARYQELELLLQIGEYRPGVDPVADAAVAAMPDIRAYLAQPAARLDTFAGAVDKLAQALRVREPAPPAGAAR, encoded by the coding sequence ATGTCGACCGAACTCCCCGCCACCGATATCGAAGCCGCGCTGCAGCACGCGGCCGCCGACCTGGAACGCGCGTTCGAGCATTTCACGCCGGTGGCAATGCGCGGGCGCGTCAGCAAGGCGGTGGGGATGCTGATCAACGCCACCGGCATCCAGGCCCATGTGGGCGAGCTGTGCCAGCTGGTCACGCCCGGCGAGCCGCCGCTGCTGGCCGAGGTGGTCGGTTTCGTGCAGCAGACCGCGCTGCTCACGCCGCTGGGGCGCACCACCGGCGTGTCGGCGCTGACCGAGGTGATTCCGTCCGCGCATGGCCATCAGTGCCCCGCCGGTGCCGCGCTGCTGGGCCGCGTGCTCGACGCGCTGGGCGAGCCCATCGACGGCAAGGGCGCGCTCGACGGCGTGGCGCGGGTGCCGGTGGACAACGAGCCGCCCGATCCGCTCACGCGCCGCCTGATCCGCGAGCCGCTGGCCACCGGGGTGCGCGCCATCGACGGGCTGCTGACGCTGGGCGAGGGCCAGCGCGTGGGCATCTTCGCGCCGCCCGGGGTGGGCAAGAGCACCTTGCTGGGGACGCTGGCGCGGGGCGCGTCCAGCGATGTCAACGTGGTCGCGCTGGTGGGCGAGCGCGGCCGCGAGGTGCGCGAGTTCATCGAATACAACCTCGGCCCCGAGGGCATGGCGCGCACGGTGCTGGTGGTGTCCACCTCGGATCGCTCGCCGATGGAGCGGGTGCGCTGCGCCTATACCGCCACCGCGATTGCCGAGCATTTCCGCGACCAGGGCAAGCGCGTGCTGCTGCTGGTCGATTCGCTGACGCGGCTGGCGCGCGCGCAGCGCGAGATCGGCCTGGCCAGCGGCGAGCCGCCGACCCGGCGCAGCTATCCGCCCTCGGTGTTCTCGATGCTGCCACAGCTGCTGGAGCGCGCCGGCACCGGCGTGCAGGGCTCGATCACCGCGGCGTATACCGTGCTGACCGAAGGCGAGGACGATAGCGACCCGATCGCCGAAGAAGTGCGCTCGATCCTCGATGGCCATATCGTGCTGTCGCGCAAGCTGGCCAGCGCCGGGCAGTATCCGCCGGTGGATGTGCTGCAGTCGGTCAGCCGGGTGATGCCGCAGGTGGTGGCCGGCGCGCACGCGCGCGACGCGGCGCGGCTGCGCCAGCTGCTGGCCCGGTACCAGGAGCTGGAGCTGCTGCTGCAGATCGGCGAATACCGGCCCGGCGTCGACCCCGTCGCCGACGCCGCCGTGGCGGCGATGCCGGATATCCGCGCCTACCTGGCGCAGCCGGCGGCGCGGCTCGATACCTTTGCCGGCGCCGTCGACAAGCTGGCGCAGGCGCTGCGCGTGCGCGAGCCCGCACCGCCTGCCGGAGCCGCACGATGA
- the sctL gene encoding type III secretion system stator protein SctL: protein MALAFLITSENLQLLSERKVLKEAEYAALLDAAAVIESARNEAMRIRTEAQREAEERRQHGYREGWARAHADHAAAQVSSAAEAERQLGAMRRTMAGIVMKAVQQIAGELDPDIILEVALQRVEALVRAEPFITIQIPLGREQAVRSLLDRLAETQEWPRRANVVVEPGLEPDACRIQTPSGTMEVGLQAQLEAFARRLRAG from the coding sequence ATGGCACTGGCTTTTCTGATCACCAGCGAAAACCTGCAGCTGCTGTCCGAGCGCAAGGTGCTCAAGGAGGCCGAGTATGCCGCCTTGCTCGACGCCGCCGCGGTAATCGAGTCGGCGCGCAACGAGGCCATGCGGATCCGCACCGAAGCCCAGCGCGAGGCCGAGGAGCGGCGCCAGCACGGCTATCGCGAGGGCTGGGCCCGCGCCCACGCCGACCACGCCGCCGCGCAGGTCAGCAGCGCCGCCGAGGCCGAGCGCCAGCTGGGCGCGATGCGCCGCACCATGGCCGGGATCGTGATGAAGGCGGTGCAGCAGATTGCCGGCGAGCTCGATCCCGACATCATCCTGGAGGTGGCGCTGCAGCGCGTCGAGGCGCTGGTGCGGGCCGAGCCCTTCATCACCATCCAGATCCCGCTGGGGCGCGAGCAGGCCGTGCGCAGCCTGCTCGACCGGCTCGCCGAGACCCAGGAGTGGCCGCGCCGTGCCAACGTGGTGGTGGAGCCGGGCCTGGAGCCCGACGCCTGCCGCATCCAGACCCCGTCGGGGACCATGGAGGTGGGCTTGCAGGCCCAGCTCGAAGCCTTTGCGCGCCGCCTGCGGGCGGGCTGA
- a CDS encoding type III secretion system protein SctK has translation MTPLSTATAAEAVPGAFLPGALAAALAPAPPALPEPALARAVADFMQRPLAQLHPSWLPADWPLAWRRAERFGPAAADVLARPLGLAGADAARDAVIRRLLEAPPSLARLVLVARNDLRLLAWWLGLAVHQAGFASERRMLPAQLADSLAPLPGALAAPLLGSAPRAMRRAVRRLDRHAVAFILKRVPALPALPMNLAPLRAHPPGAGRLMAERGYRLLCGLLAAEAPHAEHAAALLQALRRKFPRRLASLAPAPLTPAQAAQLRELLLLNLIPERFPAWHWLF, from the coding sequence TTGACGCCGCTATCCACCGCTACCGCCGCCGAGGCCGTGCCCGGCGCCTTCCTGCCCGGCGCGCTGGCCGCCGCACTGGCGCCGGCGCCGCCGGCGCTGCCGGAACCCGCACTGGCGCGCGCGGTGGCGGACTTCATGCAGCGGCCGCTGGCGCAGCTGCATCCCAGCTGGCTGCCGGCTGACTGGCCGCTGGCGTGGCGCCGCGCGGAGCGCTTCGGGCCCGCTGCCGCCGACGTGCTGGCGCGGCCGCTGGGCCTGGCCGGCGCGGACGCTGCCCGTGACGCCGTGATCCGCCGCCTGCTCGAGGCGCCGCCCTCGCTGGCGCGGCTGGTGCTGGTGGCGCGCAACGACCTGCGCCTGCTGGCGTGGTGGCTGGGGCTGGCGGTGCACCAGGCCGGCTTTGCCAGCGAGCGGCGCATGCTGCCGGCGCAGCTGGCCGACAGCCTCGCGCCGCTGCCCGGTGCCTTGGCCGCGCCGCTGCTCGGCAGCGCGCCGCGTGCGATGCGCCGGGCCGTGCGCCGGCTCGACCGCCACGCCGTGGCCTTTATCCTGAAGCGCGTGCCGGCGCTGCCGGCGCTGCCGATGAACCTGGCGCCGCTGCGCGCGCACCCGCCCGGCGCCGGCCGGCTGATGGCCGAGCGCGGCTATCGGCTCCTGTGCGGGCTGCTCGCCGCCGAGGCGCCGCACGCGGAGCACGCCGCGGCGCTGCTGCAGGCGCTGCGGCGCAAGTTTCCCCGGCGCCTGGCGTCCCTGGCGCCGGCACCGCTGACCCCCGCGCAGGCCGCGCAGTTGCGCGAACTGTTGCTGCTCAACCTGATCCCCGAACGGTTCCCGGCATGGCACTGGCTTTTCTGA
- the sctJ gene encoding type III secretion system inner membrane ring lipoprotein SctJ: MMSTPPLCRRLARAARLAPALIALALAACKVDLYASLNEPEANQVLAALTAEGIDAEKARADTSGGAGEGQWRVRVEESQLPAALEVLRSEGLPGERFASLGQVFQKQGLVATPTEERMRYIFALSQELSETLRNIDGVVTARVHVVIPATDPLSDKIRPSSAAVFIKHRADTDLRLLVPTVKDMVAHSIEGVTHDNVSLSLVEARPFAPQAGAARPAAGFAVGRFAAIAVGVAVAIALAVAAVVTWQRGVLRWPQRRRAARSAN, encoded by the coding sequence ATGATGTCTACGCCACCGCTGTGCCGGCGCCTTGCGCGCGCGGCCCGGCTGGCGCCGGCGCTGATCGCGCTGGCGCTGGCCGCGTGCAAGGTCGACCTGTACGCGTCGCTGAACGAACCCGAGGCCAACCAGGTGCTGGCCGCGCTGACCGCCGAGGGCATCGATGCGGAGAAGGCGCGCGCCGACACCAGCGGCGGCGCGGGCGAGGGCCAGTGGCGCGTGCGCGTCGAGGAATCGCAACTGCCCGCCGCGCTCGAGGTCCTGCGCAGCGAAGGCCTGCCGGGCGAACGCTTTGCCTCCCTCGGACAGGTGTTCCAGAAGCAGGGGCTGGTGGCGACCCCGACCGAGGAGCGCATGCGCTACATCTTCGCGCTGTCGCAGGAGCTGTCCGAGACGCTGCGCAATATCGACGGCGTGGTGACCGCGCGCGTGCATGTGGTGATCCCCGCCACCGATCCGCTCTCGGACAAGATCCGGCCGTCGTCGGCGGCGGTGTTCATCAAGCACCGCGCCGATACCGACCTGCGCCTGCTGGTGCCGACCGTCAAGGACATGGTGGCGCACAGCATCGAAGGCGTGACCCACGACAACGTCTCGCTGTCGCTGGTCGAGGCGCGCCCGTTCGCGCCGCAGGCGGGCGCGGCGCGGCCGGCGGCGGGCTTTGCCGTCGGCCGCTTCGCCGCGATCGCGGTCGGCGTGGCGGTGGCGATTGCGCTGGCGGTGGCTGCGGTGGTGACGTGGCAGCGCGGCGTGCTGCGCTGGCCGCAGCGGCGCCGCGCGGCGCGGAGTGCAAATTGA
- a CDS encoding type III secretion system protein SctD, translated as MADLRDSPASGWTLRFLGGDVYGRQVTLRRGANVLGTAADVDISVPGAAVQPRHLVLNVGELAVSAERVGEAAVNVNGRATTQRAFALAGGDILTIGALDVELLRAQPGMSEATDTLFAWAESGRRAARDADAQQQGGRRPGRALLAALGVAGVVALVGAGWLGATYAGGGLAPRTQQADPAAVRKTVAAYPELEVVSLPNGTVTVKGFVNSRVDRQRIVQALAPFGRGVQQQVRSADDLIEHIQRYLDEPGVGIAYQGQGRVLLSGTADPVHGRDKVRRVIEDLHPGVLVSDKIDYRETAESRRREVRDGHMENWQGVFPARVVSITEDGNGTRSVQLANGARYFEGAVLKNGAEIERIDADGVVLKDSPVPPQARR; from the coding sequence ATGGCCGACCTGCGCGATTCTCCCGCTTCCGGCTGGACGCTGCGCTTTCTCGGCGGCGACGTCTATGGCCGCCAGGTCACGCTGCGGCGCGGCGCCAACGTGCTCGGCACCGCGGCGGACGTGGACATCAGCGTGCCCGGCGCCGCGGTGCAGCCGCGCCACCTGGTGCTGAACGTGGGCGAGCTGGCGGTCTCGGCCGAGCGCGTCGGCGAGGCCGCGGTCAACGTCAACGGCCGCGCCACCACGCAGCGCGCGTTCGCGCTGGCGGGCGGCGACATCCTCACCATCGGCGCGCTCGACGTGGAGTTGCTGCGCGCGCAGCCCGGCATGTCAGAGGCCACCGACACGCTCTTTGCCTGGGCCGAGTCCGGCCGGCGCGCCGCGCGCGATGCCGACGCGCAGCAGCAAGGCGGGCGCCGGCCCGGGCGCGCGCTGCTGGCGGCGCTGGGCGTAGCCGGCGTGGTCGCGCTGGTCGGCGCCGGCTGGCTCGGCGCCACCTATGCCGGCGGCGGGCTGGCGCCGCGCACGCAGCAGGCGGACCCCGCCGCGGTGCGCAAGACCGTGGCGGCGTATCCGGAGCTGGAGGTGGTGTCGCTGCCCAACGGCACGGTCACGGTCAAGGGCTTCGTCAATTCGCGCGTGGACCGGCAGCGCATCGTGCAGGCGCTGGCGCCGTTCGGCCGCGGCGTGCAGCAGCAGGTGCGCTCAGCCGACGACCTGATCGAGCATATCCAGCGCTATCTCGACGAGCCCGGCGTGGGCATCGCCTACCAGGGCCAGGGCCGGGTGCTGCTGAGCGGCACCGCCGACCCGGTGCACGGGCGCGACAAGGTGCGGCGCGTGATCGAGGACCTGCACCCGGGGGTGCTGGTGTCCGACAAGATCGATTACCGCGAGACCGCCGAGAGCCGGCGCCGCGAGGTGCGCGATGGCCACATGGAGAACTGGCAGGGCGTGTTTCCCGCGCGGGTGGTCAGCATTACCGAGGACGGCAACGGCACGCGCTCGGTGCAGCTGGCCAACGGCGCGCGCTATTTCGAAGGAGCGGTGCTGAAGAACGGCGCCGAGATCGAACGGATCGACGCGGACGGCGTGGTGCTCAAGGACAGCCCGGTGCCGCCGCAGGCACGGCGATGA
- the sctC gene encoding type III secretion system outer membrane ring subunit SctC, translated as MMLGHHGEHRSTGRATRAPAWRQGTPGQPWRAAAALLCLAGALLCGTQGARAADLRWPSKPFQASASDKRLADFLRELTASQGTTAVIDPKVEGTISGKFNESAQHVLKSVCSMFGLTYYYDGSLLYIDVASEARSEVLPIARGSGARLRDSLERMQVPDSRYPITINDAEGTLMVSGPKRYVETVRAAVRAVDDRSIADERAEIQLFPLKYSWASDFRINRAGKEMTVPGVVTVLRNLYGRNRTLANGTGPSLGTSRGATRQAKLRMGEGGGGGMGIPGADPSQMLDAIGGGTGLGLQNNWGSGQLPQFQADTRLNAVIVRDTPDKMAQYRRLIESLDVKPRLVEIEVTIMDISQADLDSLGVDWRLHTPHVDLQLGGGNGNAGLSFGNLANEAGTTAATIGSGLQFTGAIGSDVTRYLLTRVKALAERGQANFVARPKVLTLDNTEAALENLQEFYVRVDGFQDAGLFNVTAGTAVRVTPLVVDEQQNRAVMLTIDIADGNLSGETVDRIPVVRRRSITTQAMVEEGKSLLIAGYTTEEKINASSGVPLLQDVPIIGSLFKYQEKRQNNMERFYLLTPRLVIPGMS; from the coding sequence ATGATGCTGGGGCACCACGGGGAACACCGATCGACTGGCCGCGCCACGCGCGCACCGGCATGGCGCCAGGGCACGCCGGGGCAGCCATGGCGCGCCGCCGCGGCGCTGCTGTGCCTGGCGGGGGCGCTGCTGTGCGGTACGCAGGGGGCGCGCGCGGCGGACCTGCGCTGGCCCAGCAAGCCGTTCCAGGCCTCGGCCAGCGACAAGCGCCTGGCCGATTTCCTGCGCGAGCTGACCGCCTCGCAGGGCACCACCGCGGTGATCGACCCCAAGGTCGAAGGCACCATCAGCGGCAAGTTCAACGAATCCGCACAGCACGTGCTCAAGAGCGTGTGCTCGATGTTCGGGCTGACCTACTATTACGACGGCTCGCTGCTGTATATCGACGTCGCCAGCGAGGCGCGCAGCGAGGTGCTGCCGATCGCGCGCGGCTCCGGCGCGCGCCTGCGCGATTCGCTGGAGCGGATGCAGGTGCCGGACTCGCGCTACCCGATCACCATCAACGATGCCGAGGGCACGCTGATGGTGTCGGGGCCCAAGCGCTACGTCGAGACCGTGCGCGCGGCGGTGCGCGCGGTGGACGACCGCTCGATCGCCGACGAACGCGCCGAGATCCAGCTGTTCCCGCTCAAGTACTCGTGGGCCTCGGACTTCCGCATCAACCGCGCCGGCAAGGAGATGACCGTGCCCGGCGTGGTCACGGTGCTGCGCAACCTGTACGGACGCAACCGCACGCTCGCCAATGGCACCGGTCCCAGCCTGGGCACCAGCCGCGGCGCCACGCGCCAGGCCAAGCTGCGCATGGGCGAGGGCGGCGGGGGCGGCATGGGCATCCCCGGCGCCGACCCGTCGCAGATGCTCGACGCGATCGGCGGCGGCACCGGCCTGGGCCTGCAGAACAACTGGGGCAGTGGCCAGTTGCCGCAGTTCCAGGCCGATACCCGCCTCAATGCGGTGATCGTGCGCGACACCCCGGACAAGATGGCGCAGTACCGGCGCCTGATCGAATCGCTCGACGTCAAGCCGCGCCTGGTGGAGATCGAAGTCACCATCATGGACATCAGCCAGGCCGACCTGGACAGCCTGGGGGTCGACTGGCGCCTGCATACGCCCCATGTCGACCTGCAGCTCGGCGGCGGCAACGGCAACGCCGGCCTGAGCTTCGGCAATCTCGCCAACGAGGCCGGCACCACCGCGGCGACGATCGGCAGCGGGCTGCAGTTCACCGGCGCCATCGGCAGCGACGTGACCCGCTACCTGCTGACGCGCGTCAAGGCGCTGGCCGAGCGCGGGCAGGCCAACTTCGTGGCGCGGCCCAAGGTGCTGACGCTGGACAATACCGAGGCCGCGCTGGAGAACCTGCAGGAATTCTACGTGCGCGTCGACGGCTTCCAGGACGCGGGCCTGTTCAACGTCACCGCTGGCACGGCGGTGCGCGTGACGCCGCTGGTGGTCGACGAGCAGCAGAACCGCGCGGTGATGCTGACCATCGACATCGCCGACGGCAACCTCTCCGGCGAGACCGTCGACCGCATTCCGGTGGTGCGGCGCCGCTCCATCACCACGCAGGCGATGGTCGAAGAGGGCAAGAGCCTGCTGATCGCCGGCTACACCACCGAGGAAAAGATCAACGCCTCGTCCGGCGTGCCGCTGCTGCAGGACGTGCCGATCATCGGCAGCCTGTTCAAGTACCAGGAGAAGCGCCAGAACAACATGGAACGCTTCTACCTGCTGACGCCGCGCCTGGTGATTCCGGGGATGAGCTGA
- a CDS encoding EscS/YscS/HrcS family type III secretion system export apparatus protein, translating into MGADTILDITRQALLVVLWVTLPVVLIGTLVALVVAVLQAVTQIQDQSIGTSARLIAVLVSLVLLGGWLGGEVMRFAQRALQTMLTFL; encoded by the coding sequence ATGGGCGCCGACACCATCCTCGACATCACGCGCCAGGCGCTGCTGGTGGTGCTGTGGGTCACGCTGCCGGTGGTGCTGATCGGCACGCTGGTGGCGCTGGTGGTGGCGGTGCTGCAGGCGGTGACGCAGATCCAGGACCAGAGCATCGGCACCTCGGCGCGGCTGATCGCGGTGCTGGTATCGCTGGTGCTGCTGGGCGGCTGGCTCGGCGGCGAGGTGATGCGCTTCGCGCAGCGCGCGCTGCAGACCATGCTGACTTTTCTTTGA
- the sctV gene encoding type III secretion system export apparatus subunit SctV: MAKLPANLPAFPRGLGPGAPGLQQMAAAASRQSDLALTLLLFAVIALFVLPLPTFLLDLLLTINLGMSLTLLIVATYIPSALSLSTFPSLLLFTTLFRLSLNIASTKLILLHADAGHIIDTFGKLIVGNNVVVGGVVFLIIAIVQFIVIAKGSERVAEVGARFALDAMPGKQMSIDADVRAGTITAGQAQERRRALEQECQLHGAMDGAMKFVKGDAIAGVVIALVNILAGITIGTLMKDMSIGEALQRYAILTIGDGMVSQIPSLLVSIAAGVVITRVSSDEDRTRSLNLGNVIGKQILAQPRALVVSGLAIAVFLVVPGFPKWTFGLMALVVAGGGYLLLRRAQRSTGTVTWIEMADAAEGAAAGTRAAVAPALALELDEGLRGRIDLRLFEQRMTTAKEEVEAELGMVFPRLRIQHRALAGRDAYAIRVQDVVASGGVLRPGKRLLEPGARARVDQGLAEAGAPFGPFQEVVWVPAGPGAAGAGNADGVRTLSCEEVLAVHVGAVIKQHAAPLLGIQDVQAMIHVIQAEAPDLVMELARVVPLQRITDVLRRLLQEGVPIRNLRTIFESLVTWAPKETDAIALTELVRVDLGRLITSRHVGANRSLDAVLFEPALEARVQGAIEKAARGNLLLLSHEVTRDIREQLRVLLEKAAEKAGAAGAVGGSGAARVVVVVSVDVRRYIKRLIEPVAPRIPVLSYQEVDEDVTLVPVGWIQNPAGE; the protein is encoded by the coding sequence ATGGCGAAACTCCCGGCAAACCTTCCAGCGTTCCCGCGCGGCCTTGGCCCGGGCGCGCCGGGGCTGCAGCAGATGGCCGCGGCGGCGTCGCGCCAGTCAGACCTGGCGCTGACGCTGCTGCTGTTTGCCGTGATCGCGCTGTTCGTGCTGCCGCTGCCGACCTTCCTGCTGGACCTGCTGCTGACGATCAACCTGGGCATGAGCCTGACGCTGCTGATCGTCGCTACCTATATCCCGTCGGCGCTGTCGCTGTCGACGTTCCCGTCGCTGCTGCTGTTCACCACGCTGTTCCGGCTGTCGCTGAACATCGCCTCGACCAAGCTGATCCTGCTGCATGCCGACGCGGGCCACATCATCGATACCTTCGGCAAGCTGATCGTCGGCAACAACGTGGTGGTCGGCGGCGTGGTGTTCCTGATCATCGCCATCGTGCAGTTCATCGTCATCGCCAAGGGCTCGGAGCGCGTCGCCGAGGTGGGGGCGCGCTTTGCGCTGGATGCGATGCCGGGCAAGCAGATGAGCATCGACGCCGATGTGCGCGCCGGCACCATCACCGCCGGCCAGGCGCAGGAGCGCCGCCGCGCGCTGGAGCAGGAATGCCAGCTGCACGGCGCCATGGACGGCGCGATGAAGTTCGTCAAGGGCGATGCCATCGCCGGCGTGGTGATCGCGCTGGTCAATATCCTGGCGGGCATCACCATCGGCACGCTGATGAAGGACATGAGCATCGGCGAGGCGCTGCAGCGCTATGCGATCCTGACCATCGGCGACGGCATGGTGTCGCAGATCCCGTCGCTGCTGGTCTCGATCGCGGCCGGGGTGGTGATCACGCGGGTCTCGTCCGATGAAGACCGCACCCGCTCGCTGAACCTGGGCAACGTCATCGGCAAGCAGATCCTGGCCCAGCCCAGGGCGCTGGTGGTGTCGGGCCTGGCCATTGCCGTGTTCCTGGTGGTGCCGGGCTTTCCGAAATGGACCTTCGGGCTGATGGCGCTGGTGGTGGCCGGCGGCGGCTACCTGCTGCTGCGCCGCGCGCAGCGCAGCACCGGCACCGTCACCTGGATCGAGATGGCCGACGCGGCGGAGGGCGCGGCGGCGGGCACCCGGGCCGCGGTGGCGCCGGCGCTTGCGCTGGAACTGGACGAGGGGCTGCGCGGGCGCATCGATCTGCGGCTGTTCGAGCAACGCATGACCACCGCCAAGGAAGAGGTCGAGGCCGAGCTCGGCATGGTGTTCCCGCGGCTGCGCATCCAGCACCGCGCGCTGGCCGGGCGCGACGCGTATGCCATCCGCGTGCAGGACGTGGTGGCTTCCGGCGGCGTGCTGCGCCCCGGCAAGCGGCTGCTGGAGCCGGGCGCGCGGGCGCGCGTGGACCAGGGCCTGGCCGAGGCGGGCGCGCCGTTCGGGCCGTTCCAGGAAGTGGTGTGGGTGCCGGCCGGGCCTGGCGCCGCCGGGGCCGGCAACGCCGACGGCGTGCGCACGCTGTCGTGCGAGGAGGTGCTGGCGGTGCACGTGGGCGCGGTGATCAAGCAGCATGCGGCGCCGCTGCTGGGCATCCAGGACGTGCAGGCGATGATCCACGTGATCCAGGCCGAGGCGCCGGACCTGGTGATGGAACTGGCGCGGGTGGTGCCGCTGCAGCGCATCACCGACGTGCTGCGCCGGCTGCTGCAGGAGGGCGTGCCGATCCGCAACCTGCGCACCATCTTCGAGAGCCTGGTCACCTGGGCGCCCAAGGAAACCGATGCGATCGCGCTGACCGAGCTGGTGCGCGTGGACCTGGGCCGCCTGATCACCAGCCGCCACGTCGGCGCCAACCGGTCGCTGGACGCGGTGCTGTTCGAGCCCGCGCTGGAAGCGCGCGTGCAGGGCGCGATCGAGAAGGCGGCGCGCGGCAACCTGCTGCTGCTCAGCCACGAGGTCACGCGCGATATCCGCGAGCAGCTGCGCGTGCTGCTGGAAAAGGCCGCCGAGAAGGCAGGCGCGGCAGGCGCGGTTGGTGGATCGGGCGCCGCGCGCGTGGTGGTGGTGGTCAGCGTCGACGTGCGCCGCTATATCAAGCGGCTGATCGAGCCGGTCGCGCCGCGCATCCCGGTGCTGTCGTACCAGGAGGTCGATGAAGACGTGACGCTGGTGCCGGTGGGCTGGATCCAGAACCCGGCCGGAGAGTGA